The Triticum aestivum cultivar Chinese Spring chromosome 7B, IWGSC CS RefSeq v2.1, whole genome shotgun sequence genome window below encodes:
- the LOC123156283 gene encoding ESCRT-related protein CHMP1 produces MGNPEKLMAQIFDLKFTSKSLQRQARKCEKEEKEQKLKVKKAIEKGNVDGARIYAENAIRKRTEHMNYLRLASRLDAVVARLDTQAKMQAIGKSMGSIVKSLDSSLATGNLQKMSETMDSFERQFVNMEVQAEFMEGAMAGSTSLSTPETEVNSLMQQVADDYGLEVSVGLPQAAAHAIPAAKDKEKVDEDDLTRRLAELKARG; encoded by the coding sequence ATGGGCAACCCGGAGAAGCTGATGGCGCAGATCTTCGACCTCAAGTTCACGTCCAAGTCGCTGCAGCGGCAGGCGCGCAAGtgcgagaaggaggagaaggagcagAAGCTCAAGGTGAAGAAGGCCATCGAGAAGGGCAACGTCGACGGCGCGCGGATCTACGCCGAGAACGCCATCCGCAAGCGCACCGAGCACATGAACTACCTCCGCCTCGCCTCCCGCCTCGACGCCGTCGTCGCGCGCCTCGACACGCAGGCCAAGATGCAGGCCATCGGCAAGTCCATGGGCAGCATCGTCAAGTCGCTCGACTCCTCCCTCGCCACGGGCAACCTCCAGAAGATGTCCGAGACCATGGACAGCTTCGAGCGCCAGTTCGTCAACATGGAGGTCCAGGCCGAGTTCATGGAGGGCGCCATGGCGGGCTCCACCTCCCTCTCCACGCCCGAGACCGAGGTCAACTCCCTCATGCAGCAGGTCGCGGACGACTACGGCCTCGAGGTCTCCGTCGGCCTACCCCAGGCCGCCGCCCACGCCATCCCGGCCGCCAAGGACAAGGAGAAGGTCGACGAGGACGACCTCACCCGCCGCCTCGCAGAGCTCAAGGCCCGCGGCTAA
- the LOC123158580 gene encoding proline-rich protein 36 (The sequence of the model RefSeq protein was modified relative to this genomic sequence to represent the inferred CDS: added 104 bases not found in genome assembly) translates to MEASTTKLRPLLLTFLLLITTAIAAPTLACDECHKPPKAPKPSHPPKAKAPAHPPKSRVPCPPPVYGPPHGHVPRPPVVGPPKGHLPRTPVVSPPKGNAPHTPVVGPPKGHVPRPPVYSPPKGPIVRPPVTTPPVVVGPPVTYPPITNPPPKGPIPRPPVTTPPVVVGPPVTFPPITNPPVVGPPITYPAPPVIAPPVTTPPSPPVTTPTPPSTPGTTPPSTTPGTTPPSTPGSTPCGCGSQPPAPAPPATQTCPVDTLKLGACVDLLGGLVHIGLGDPVVNQCCPLLEGLVELEAAVCLCTTIRLKLLNINLALPLALQLLLSCGKTPPPGFTCSIYGTKRIFCGGNLQWYQEDLFGPVQWVVIGEASNNTSQSTVGHSVTDAQFENPSHQRDHGPPIASNQLARSIKLQYSETLEAHPPLLLSTTTLVHYYHQLAAMAASTKKLYPLLLTLLLLLTTAAAVPAIDCDCGNPKAPKPSHPPKTKPPTKGPKPGPKGPTYPSPAPKGHLPHPPVVGPPKGHVPRPPVVGPPKGHVPHPPVVGPPKGHVPRPPVYGPPKGPITRPPVTAPPVVVGPPVTYPTPPVTAPPVTYPAPPVTAPPVTYPAPPVTTPPVTYPAPPVTNPPVTYPSPPVNTPCPPPPPATPAAQTCPVDSLKIGACVDLLGGLVHVGLGDPVVNKCCPLLEGLVELEAAVCLCTTIRLKLLNINLVLPLALQLLLTCGKTPPPGYTCSI, encoded by the exons ATGGAGGCGAGCACGACGAAGCTCCGGCCACTCCTGCTgaccttcctcctcctcatcaccaCCGCCATCGCGGCACCCACCCTCGCCTGCGACGAGTGCCACAAGCCCCCCAAGGCCCCCAAGCCTTCCCACCCGCCCAAGGCCAAGGCCCCCGCCCACCCGCCGAAGAGCCGCGTACCTTGCCCTCCGCCGGTCTACGGCCCGCCCCATGGCCACGTACCTCGCCCGCCGGTCGTCGGCCCGCCCAAGGGCCACCTCCCTCGCACGCCGGTCGTCAGCCCGCCCAAGGGCAACGCCCCTCACACGCCGGTCGTCGGCCCGCCCAAGGGCCACGTCCCTCGTCCGCCGGTCT GGTCCCATCCCGCGCCCGCCGGTCACCACTCCTCCCGTCGTCGTCGGGCCGCCGGTCACCTTCCCGCCCATCACCAACCCTCCCGTCGTCGGCCCGCCGATCACGTACCCCGCGCCACCGGTGATCGCCCCTCCGGTCACCACTCCCCCGTCGCCGCCGGTCACCACTCCCACTCCCCCGTCGACGCCGGGGACAACTCCCCCGTCGACGACGCCGGGGACCACTCCCCCGTCGACGCCGGGGAGCACACCGTGCGGCTGCGGCTCGCAGCCGCCAGCGCCAGCGCCGCCGGCGACGCAGACGTGCCCGGTGGACACGCTGAAGCTCGGGGCGTGCGTGGACCTGCTGGGCGGGCTGGTGCATATCGGCCTGGGCGACCCGGTGGTGAACCAGTGCTGCCCGCTGCTGGAGGGGCTggtggagctggaggcggcggtgtGCCTCTGCACCACCATCCGGCTCAAGCTCCTCAACATCAACCTCGCCCTGCCCCTCGCCCTCCAGCTCCTCCTCTCCTGCGGCAAGACCCCGCCACCCGGCTTCACCTGCTCCATCTA TGGTACCAAGAGGATCTTCTGTGGTGGTAATTTGCAGTGGTACCAAGAGGATCTT TTTGGCCCCGTGCAGTGGGTGGTGATTGGTGAAGCTTCGAACAACACATCACAGTCCACGGTAGGTCACTCAGTCACAGACGCACAATTTGAAAACCCTAGCCACCAACGAGATCACGGGCCTCCAATCGCAAGCAACCAGCTAGCTCGCTCTATAAAACTACAGTACTCAGAAACCCTAGAAGCACACCCACCACTCCTCCTGTCCACCACCACGCTCGTTCACTACTACCACCAGCTGGCAGCCATGGCGGCGAGCACGAAGAAGCTCTACCCGCTCCTGCTCACCCTCCTACTgctcctcaccaccgccgccgcggtGCCCGCCATCGACTGCGACTGCGGCAACCCCAAGGCCCCCAAGCCCTCCCACCCGCCCAAGACCAAGCCCCCCACCAAGGGCCCCAAGCCGGGACCCAAGGGCCCCACCTACCCGTCGCCGGCGCCCAAGGGTCACCTCCCGCACCCGCCGGTCGTCGGCCCGCCGAAGGGCCACGTCCCTCGCCCGCCGGTCGTCGGTCCTCCGAAGGGCCACGTCCCTCACCCGCCGGTAGTCGGACCTCCGAAGGGCCACGTCCCCCGCCCGCCGGTCTACGGTCCGCCCAAGGGCCCCATCACGCGCCCGCCGGTCACCGCTCCTCCCGTCGTCGTCGGGCCGCCGGTGACCTACCCCACGCCGCCAGTGACTGCCCCGCCGGTCACCTACCCCGCGCCGCCTGTGACCGCCCCTCCGGTCACCTACCCGGCGCCACCAGTGACCACCCCTCCAGTCACCTACCCCGCGCCGCCGGTGACCAACCCCCCGGTCACGTACCCGTCGCCTCCGGTGAACACGCCATGCCCTCCTCCGCCTCCGGCGACGCCCGCGGCGCAGACGTGCCCGGTGGACTCGCTGAAGATCGGCGCGTGCGTGGACCTGCTGGGCGGGCTGGTGCACGTGGGCCTCGGCGACCCGGTGGTGAACAAGTGCTGCCCGCTGCTGGAGGGGCTggtggagctggaggcggcggtgtGCCTCTGCACCACCATCCGGCTCAAGCTCCTCAACATCAACCTCGTCCTGCCCCTCGCCCTCCAGCTCCTCCTCACCTGCGGCAAGACCCCTCCCCCCGGCTACACCTGCTCCATCTGA